In a single window of the Biomphalaria glabrata chromosome 5, xgBioGlab47.1, whole genome shotgun sequence genome:
- the LOC106068916 gene encoding histone H2A deubiquitinase MYSM1-like, with the protein MADDDIDVEGEFDLKTELGEEFYDTNELPSKSANLLPEFTSPAWMLEQGWSLDSCMDEKSKATIEKMLLEEQQYMCGRKTSRYLSIQKNVLLVTAGSSKMNTPNRSPWTPEEKNTFLQGLGIFGRSWSKIASLIPTRTSLQVKNYAQQYMKNLAKKKAEVEKLELETFKSMTESPLYVNSSLAATVASVTTGQPTITTNSKPKLSSSGAVHLGSPSKQCFKPNKQAKKVTVSVKKVKNKGAKGNKSKKNSSKNEQLCTLENLEAIKTCDSVTIISSRSHKKGSVCSSICSTSDGLSGLNGNSDISNSSFTKESKLSEEEDDELDVDIENDDDENPILQSRSASPSSVYEQLLKSAYIVKENSGKETNTKSVTPKKPSSHQGEECADKVCLGDTKDPDLVAKTEEESSSNETFNKLDSLSDDSSKDKTYEEEVEHCVKTETIVNGLVTSSGEVVEFDIPQEEKILAPTFISEEEKTIHADFFDGRPPKTPERYLKIRSYIIDYWLKCKPNYLNKTCIRPGLKNCGDVNCIGRIHSYLECIGAINFGCEQVAHRNPHKSLPVGTNGKVKGPSKDLVTSSFPILKSEVTRSRKRRIRNDSGLWVDEKELEGKTINHNNEKVEKKAKVPRVSKVTYNPFKLVPCLKFSEEKPAPCTIEMFNTALAIMDIHAHISKTEVIGMLGGSFCSKTGLLTISMAIPCKSMSTGMQCEMDPVSQTLASDKIEDMGMSVVGWYHSHPTFSPDPSVRDIETQQKFQYWFSKGGNHFVGVIISPYNSTSVSVCSDINCLTISDTHSKDYSCNLPYKFDYTVVYRNSITEILGPANELAEKYSSYVNRVKLSCLYKSSLGITCLSKMLQSVKRFLDPSFESTIRQNEPEHGLPICVEEKSQAENVIHYLEQTFSHKFANSH; encoded by the exons ACTTGGCGAAGAGTTTTATGACACCAATGAATTGCCTTCTAAAAGTGCAAATCTTCTCCCAGAATTTACCAGTCCTGCCTGGATGCTAGAACAG gGCTGGTCTCTAGATAGTTGTATGGATGAAAAATCAAAAGCtaccattgaaaaaatgttgCTAGAAGAACA ACAGTATATGTGTGGGCGTAAAACCTCCAGATATCTCAGCATTCAAAAAAATGTTCTCCTGGTGACAGCAGGCAGTAGTAAGATGAACACACCTAATAGAAGTCCATGGACTCcggaagaaaaaaatacttttttacagGGTCTG GGAATATTTGGAAGAAGCTGGAGTAAAATAGCCAGTTTAATTCCAACTAGAACTAGTCTGCAAGTCAAAAATTATGCTCAACAGTACATGAAAAATtta GCCAAAAAGAAGGCAGAAGTGGAGAAGCTGGAATTAGAAACTTTCAAATCCATGACAGAATCACCACTTTATGTTAACTCCTCACTAGCTGCAACAGTAGCTAGTGTCACAACTGGGCAACCTACAATTACTACCAACTCCAAACCCAAGTTGAGTTCAAGTGGTGCTGTTCACTTAGGGTCTCCAAGTAAACAGTGTTTCAAGCCCAACAAGCAGGCGAAGAAAGTCACAGTTTCTGTTAAAAAGGTGAAAAACAAGGGAGCGAAGGGAAACAAATCCAAGAAAAACTCATCTAAGAATGAACAACTGTGTACATTAGAAAACTTAGAGGCAATCAAAACTTGTGACTCTGTCACTATCATAAGTAGCAGATCTCACAAAAAAGGCAGTGTATGTAGTAGTATATGTTCCACTTCAGATGGTTTGTCTGGATTGAATGGCAATAGTGACATTAGTAACTCCAGTTTCACTAAAGAGTCAAAGTTATCAGAGGAAGAAGATGATGAACTTGATGTTGATATtgaaaatgatgatgatgagaatCCAATTTTACAAAGTCGTTCTGCCTCCCCTAGTTCAGTCTATGAACAACTGTTGAAGTCTGCTTACATTGTGAAAGAAAACTCTGGGAAAGAAACAAACACTAAAAGTGTGACTCCTAAGAAACCCAGCAGCCACCAAGGGGAAGAATGTGCAGATAAAGTTTGTCTGGGTGACACAAAGGATCCAGACCTTGTGGCAAAGACAGAGGAGGAGAGTTCTAGTAATGAAACTTTCAACAAGTTAGACTCACTGTCTGATGATAGCAGCAAGGACAAAACCTATGAAGAAGAAGTAGAACATTGTGTTAAAACAGAGACTATTG TGAATGGATTAGTGACATCATCAGGTGAGGTAGTTGAGTTTGATATCCCACAAGAAGAGAAAATTCTAGCTCCTACTTTCATATCTGAAGAAGAGAAGACAATTCATGCAGACTTCTTTGATGGCAGGCCACCAAAAACACCTGAAAGATACTTGAAGATAAGAAGTTATATTATAGACTATTG gttaaAATGCAAGCCTAATTACCTTAACAAAACCTGCATTAGGCCAGGGCTTAAGAATTGTGGGGATGTGAATTGTATCGGCCGTATTCACTCTTATCTAGAATGTATAGGTGCCATTAACTTTGGTTGTG AACAAGTAGCTCATCGCAACCCTCACAAATCTCTGCCTGTAGGAACCAATGGAAAAGTCAAAGGGCCCAGTAAAGATCTTGTCACATCATCTTTCCCAATCTTAAAATCTGAGGTTACA CGCTCTAGAAAGAGGAGAATCAGAAATGACTCTGGTCTTTGGGTAGATGAAAAAGAACTGGAAGGGAAAACTATTAAT caCAATAATGAGAAGGtagaaaaaaaagctaaagTACCAAGAGTTTCCAAAGTAACCTATAACCCTTTCAAATTGGTGCCTTGCCTAAAGTTTAGTGAGGAGAAAcca GCCCCTTGTACAATCGAAATGTTTAATACAGCCTTGGCTATAATGGACATCCATGCTCATATATCTAAAACAGAAGTTATAGGCATGCTTGGTGGTAGTTTCTGTTCTAAGACAGGATTGTTAACTATCAGTATGGCTATACCATGTAAAAGTATGAGCACTGGAATGCAGTGTGAAATGGATCCTG TTTCCCAAACACTAGCCAGTGATAAAATAGAAGATATGGGAATGTCAGTTGTGGGCTGGTACCACTCACATCCAACCTTTAGCCCAGACCCATCTGTCAGAGATATTGAAACACAACAAAAATTTCaa TATTGGTTTTCAAAAGGTGGGAATCACTTTGTTGGTGTTATCATAAGTCCTTATAATAGTACATCTGTCTCAGTCTGTTCAGACATTAATTGTTTGACTATCAGTGACACTCACAGCAAGGATTATTCATGCA ATTTACCCTACAAGTTTGACTACACAGTTGTATACAGAAACAGTATCACTGAGATACTTGGTCCTGCCAATGAACTGGCTGAAAAATATTCCAGTTATGTCAACCGAGTGAAACTGTCTTGTCTGTATAAATCATCTCTGGGAATAACTTGtctttcaaaa ATGTTGCAGTCAGTGAAAAGATTTCTGGACCCATCTTTTGAATCTACAATTAGACAGAATGAGCCAGAACATGGACTGCCTATTTGTGTTGAGGAGAAATCTCAAGCTGAAAATGTTATTCACTATCTGGAGCAGACATTTAGTCATAAGTTTGCCAACAGTCATTAG